The Falco rusticolus isolate bFalRus1 chromosome 5, bFalRus1.pri, whole genome shotgun sequence genome has a segment encoding these proteins:
- the PROSER2 gene encoding proline and serine-rich protein 2 isoform X2 produces the protein MPRNLLSDSPEMAAEISPKHAHGSMERGGGVENHGSQARCRNLALDDESLKYLTHEEQDVLMFFEETIDALEDDLEEPVLHDSGIHCQSLRSTEENVSSHSEAEDIIDLVQSAPESSDHEGPPSKDTEPALDAAWRAESPKPTVPADHPPHPPVPPPLMSEMLPLPPLPPPPVQHPKLLRSIPTPLIVAQKMSEQQVESRVRFPSALKEGNLDRKKSPVTNGDYSAAPKHPPAPAPKLHRFPSNINITNVSGKEFSETISKAAVNVQERRAQVLANINGGAVLAAELEEKLQKNDFLSRNRSSSLRDLSSEQTRYEALTKLGLVKEKPAEDQVDHAASTQQLNVQPKQADAVPNGYQNIHEILKSEPSPFLPMGKTVTIKPDIALAAKKVSNAQEDTAKSFNDYKQPSLNLDMRRRSGSLPRPSGFRSQGITVKFSGRGSTEEARREALRKLGLLKENV, from the exons GATGATGAGAGTCTGAAATACTTAACTCATGAAGAGCAGGATGTTCTTATGTTCTTTGAGGAAACTATAGATGCCTTAGAAGATGACTTGGAGGAGCCGGTCCTACATGACAGTGGCATCCACTGTCAGTCTCTAAGgtcaacagaagaaaatgtgtccAGTCATTCAGAGGCTGAAGATATCATCGACTTAGTACAGTCTGCACCTGAGAGTAGTGACCATGAAGGCCCTCCTAGCAAAGATACGGAACCAG CGTTGGATGCTGCCTGGAGAGCTGAGAGCCCTAAGCCAACTGTACCTGCTGACCATCCCCCACATCCCCCTGTACCACCACCATTGATGTCAGAGAtgcttcctcttccccctctgccccctccccctgTGCAGCATCCAAAACTGCTTCGTTCTATCCCCACTCCGCTCATCGTGGCCCAGAAGATGTCTGAGCAGCAGGTAGAAAGCAGGGTGCGCTTCCCCAGTGCCCTTAAGGAAGGGAATTTGGACAGGAAGAAAAGCCCAGTAACCAACGGTGATTATTCTGCGGCTCCAAAGCACCCTCCTGCACCTGCACCCAAACTGCACCGGTTCCCGAGCAACATCAACATAACAAATGTCAGTGGCAAAGAATTCAGTGAGACTATTTCAAAAGCAGCGGTTAATGTCCAGGAGCGGAGAGCTCAGGTGCTGGCCAACATCAATGGAGGAGCTGTTCTGGCAGCTGAACTGGaggagaaactgcagaaaaatgatTTCTTGTCACGTAACAGAAGCTCTTCCTTAAGGGATCTCTCCTCTGAGCAAACACGGTATGAGGCCCTGACAAAACTTGGCCTAGTTAAGGAAAAGCCAGCTGAGGACCAAGTGGACCATGCTGCAAGCACTCAGCAGCTTAATGTGCAGCCGAAACAGGCAGATGCTGTTCCCAATGGATATCAAAACATccatgagattttaaaaagcgAGCCTAGCCCTTTCCTTCCTATGGGCAAAACTGTAACAATCAAGCCAGACATAGCTCTTGCTGCTAAGAAGGTCAGCAATGCACAGGAGGACACAGCAAAAAGTTTTAATGATTATAAACAACCTAGTCTAAACCTGGATATGAGGAGAAGATCGGGTTCACTGCCTAGACCTTCAGGATTTCGATCGCAAGGGATAACGGTAAAGTTTTCTGGCCGCGGCTCAACAGAAGAAGCTAGGAGAGAGGCACTTCGGAAACTGGGACTACTGAAAGAGAATGTGTAA